A genomic window from Aestuariirhabdus litorea includes:
- a CDS encoding cation:proton antiporter family protein: protein MILLFAFVFGLAARQLGLPPLVGFLLAGFGLNFSGVEATELLQNIADLGVTLLLFSIGLKLDVRQLLKPEIWLSASLHMGLTVLLFIGVLKVAAYSGLSLLQGVDGRALVLIGFALSFSSTVFAVKVLEDKGEVRSLYGQIAIGILIMQDLFAVLFISASKGEWPSPWALSILLLPLIRPLMFRILDRVGHGEVLVLCGLFFALIFGAELFYLVGLKPDLGALLIGMLLASHDKAGEMAKALFNLKELFLVAFFLTIGLTGLPTWETSVVALLVVLVLPLKVALYFALSSLFGLRARTSMLSAFALANYSEFGLIVAAIGWKSGLISEQWLIVMALALSFSFILSSPLNSHALLIYQHLGRYLNRFQRARQHPSDRPLELGNPEALVFGMGRIGAGCYDSLRARFGDVVVGIEHDPLKVQQHREEGRRVELGDATDSDFWDKLRTGDRLRLVMLAMPHHHSNLFTASQLRKSDYQGRVAAVVRFNDEAEELQAVGVSSVFNMYEEAGAGFADHVCAED, encoded by the coding sequence ATGATCCTACTCTTTGCCTTCGTGTTCGGCTTGGCTGCCCGTCAGTTAGGGTTGCCGCCACTGGTTGGCTTTTTGCTAGCTGGATTTGGCCTTAATTTTAGTGGCGTCGAAGCAACAGAGCTGCTGCAGAATATCGCTGACCTGGGAGTCACATTGCTGCTTTTTTCCATCGGGTTAAAGCTCGATGTACGCCAGCTTCTGAAGCCCGAAATCTGGCTTAGTGCCTCGCTTCATATGGGGCTAACAGTATTGCTCTTTATTGGGGTCTTAAAGGTGGCCGCCTACAGCGGATTATCACTTTTGCAGGGTGTTGATGGACGCGCCCTTGTCCTGATCGGTTTTGCACTCAGTTTTTCCAGTACCGTCTTTGCAGTTAAGGTGCTGGAGGACAAGGGTGAGGTTCGTAGCCTCTATGGGCAGATCGCGATCGGTATTCTCATCATGCAGGATCTTTTTGCAGTGCTCTTCATTAGCGCTTCAAAGGGGGAATGGCCATCGCCCTGGGCGCTCTCCATTTTGTTATTGCCACTGATCCGCCCGCTCATGTTTCGCATACTGGATCGTGTCGGTCACGGTGAAGTACTGGTTCTGTGCGGTCTGTTCTTTGCGCTGATATTCGGTGCTGAGCTCTTTTATCTGGTTGGCCTAAAGCCGGATTTGGGCGCGTTGCTGATCGGTATGCTTCTCGCCTCCCACGATAAGGCCGGGGAGATGGCAAAGGCGCTCTTTAACCTTAAAGAGCTTTTCCTGGTCGCTTTTTTTCTAACCATTGGGCTCACCGGACTGCCCACCTGGGAAACATCGGTGGTAGCACTCTTGGTTGTGTTGGTCCTGCCCCTTAAGGTGGCACTCTATTTTGCACTTAGCAGCCTTTTTGGCCTGCGGGCAAGAACCAGCATGCTGAGTGCTTTCGCGCTGGCCAACTATAGCGAGTTTGGGCTGATTGTCGCGGCCATTGGCTGGAAGTCAGGCTTGATCTCCGAACAGTGGCTGATCGTGATGGCGTTGGCGCTCTCTTTCAGCTTTATCCTCTCATCACCGCTCAACAGTCATGCGCTGTTAATTTATCAACACCTGGGGCGGTACCTCAATCGCTTCCAGCGGGCACGCCAGCACCCCAGTGACCGGCCTCTTGAGCTAGGAAACCCAGAAGCCCTGGTGTTCGGCATGGGGCGCATTGGTGCAGGCTGTTACGATTCGCTCCGCGCTCGCTTTGGTGATGTTGTGGTTGGAATAGAGCACGACCCGTTGAAGGTTCAGCAGCACCGGGAAGAAGGACGCCGGGTTGAGTTGGGGGATGCGACCGACAGTGATTTCTGGGACAAGCTACGTACCGGGGACCGGTTAAGGCTGGTTATGCTGGCGATGCCACACCACCACAGTAATCTTTTCACAGCCAGCCAGCTCAGAAAGAGCGACTACCAGGGGCGCGTTGCTGCGGTTGTGCGCTTCAATGATGAGGCCGAAGAGCTGCAGGCGGTTGGTGTTTCATCGGTGTTTAACATGTACGAGGAGGCCGGGGCTGGCTTTGCGGACCATGTGTGCGCTGAGGATTGA
- the ppa gene encoding inorganic diphosphatase, protein MSFSKVPYGKDAPNDIYVAIEIPANSSAPIKYEIDKDSNEVFVDRFMATPMFYPANYGYIPNTLADDGDPLDVLVVTPYPVAVGSVIRCRPVGVLNMSDESGEDAKLIAVPHDKLTTLYKDIKEYTDLPELLLKQIQHFFENYKDLEEGKWVKVDNWDNADAAKKAIMDSIAAYKG, encoded by the coding sequence ATGAGTTTTAGCAAGGTCCCCTACGGAAAAGACGCTCCTAACGATATCTATGTAGCGATCGAGATCCCGGCCAACAGCAGTGCTCCAATCAAATACGAGATCGACAAGGACAGCAACGAGGTGTTCGTTGACCGCTTCATGGCAACCCCCATGTTCTACCCGGCCAACTATGGATATATCCCCAACACCCTGGCCGACGATGGCGACCCCCTGGACGTACTGGTGGTAACCCCCTACCCGGTAGCCGTGGGCTCAGTCATCCGCTGCCGTCCCGTCGGTGTACTGAACATGAGTGACGAGAGCGGTGAAGATGCCAAGCTGATCGCCGTTCCCCACGATAAGCTCACCACCCTTTACAAGGACATCAAGGAGTACACCGATCTTCCTGAGCTGCTCCTCAAGCAGATCCAGCACTTCTTCGAGAACTATAAGGATCTGGAAGAGGGCAAATGGGTCAAGGTTGACAACTGGGACAATGCAGACGCTGCGAAAAAAGCGATCATGGACTCCATAGCCGCTTACAAAGGCTAA
- a CDS encoding rhodanese-like domain-containing protein, producing the protein MMTKVRAGLGAVLMAVLGISSAAMAAGPSPDELVIDVRTQAEFSGGHYPGATNIPFDVIESRIEALTSDRDQPIALYCKSGRRAGIALQTLEAMGYTRVTNYGGLSDISAP; encoded by the coding sequence ATGATGACAAAGGTCCGTGCAGGATTGGGTGCCGTACTTATGGCGGTTTTGGGGATCAGCTCAGCGGCCATGGCGGCAGGGCCCTCCCCGGATGAGTTGGTGATTGATGTTCGCACCCAGGCTGAGTTTTCCGGTGGCCATTATCCTGGGGCTACGAACATCCCCTTTGATGTCATCGAGAGCCGTATTGAGGCGCTGACCAGCGACCGTGACCAGCCGATTGCACTTTACTGCAAAAGTGGCCGGCGTGCGGGCATTGCATTGCAAACACTGGAGGCGATGGGATACACCCGGGTCACCAACTATGGTGGCCTGTCCGACATTTCGGCGCCCTGA
- a CDS encoding type IV pilus assembly protein FimV, with protein sequence MLRQCSIAALCSTLLLSNPVLAMGVGQITVKSTLGSALWAEIELTTEESVEPREVIAKLAGREAFQRMGIARDQFLTQLKFELRTNNRGRPYLLVTSKDAVKEPFLNFVLDLQWSRGQLLREYAVLLDPPAETPTAPDAAGSSRPQETESIIAPAPPSTEHYQTRPGDSLWIIASRLRPSEQVSVRQTMQALHQMNPKAFINGNINLLKTNQRLKVPTQSDVMALNQNEARRYIATQISKGNQAIAALGTNAAPAVAASETRANEPPPPATPPREPAPLPPESGSDRLRLLSADEEQSLATQDIAQLKSTYNELMEEKAVLLRTILQQYEELEALKVKQQSLDQTLANERSSLPAVASLQAAGDSPQPSSSTNTTTRLEADANPNSNLVNIRVDQPPTALSSREVITHPAFLAAAATSLLLFIALIWLLIRRGINQRNETLTADTLITREKETNDTELAMPSREEPDEPIKKPVFRTPEPDPLRIEDDQLLEEEEDELDETIRAANIYLAYGRLREAKALIRDALAQDPDREDLKLTLLELHCKEENTEAFDQLAAELDGSPSEAVLQQLRELRRLMNRPLSNELSEPEEAVPDTLDEVLLTDEELGLNSEELDYFPPQESLTGLDLDLDSASEEEWHKIQSSKAAGKESKQKDPKG encoded by the coding sequence ATGTTGCGTCAGTGTTCGATCGCTGCCCTGTGCAGCACGCTGCTTCTGTCCAACCCGGTCCTGGCGATGGGGGTAGGGCAGATCACTGTCAAGTCGACTCTGGGTAGCGCTCTGTGGGCCGAGATTGAATTGACCACCGAGGAAAGCGTCGAACCCCGAGAGGTAATCGCCAAACTGGCAGGACGGGAAGCGTTCCAACGCATGGGCATTGCCCGTGATCAATTCCTGACCCAACTGAAATTCGAGCTACGCACAAATAACCGCGGACGCCCCTACCTGCTCGTTACCAGCAAGGATGCCGTGAAGGAGCCTTTCCTCAATTTTGTGCTGGACCTGCAGTGGTCCAGGGGGCAGTTACTGCGCGAATACGCCGTGCTACTCGATCCACCCGCCGAAACGCCCACGGCACCGGATGCCGCTGGCAGCAGTCGCCCCCAGGAGACTGAGTCAATAATTGCACCTGCGCCCCCCTCCACGGAGCACTACCAAACCCGCCCCGGCGACTCTCTCTGGATCATCGCCAGCCGGCTACGCCCCTCCGAGCAGGTCAGTGTGCGCCAAACCATGCAGGCATTGCACCAGATGAACCCAAAGGCGTTCATCAACGGCAACATCAACCTCCTTAAGACCAACCAGCGGTTAAAGGTTCCCACACAAAGCGACGTAATGGCTCTCAACCAGAACGAAGCACGCCGCTACATAGCCACCCAGATCAGCAAGGGCAATCAGGCAATAGCCGCTCTTGGGACCAACGCGGCTCCCGCTGTCGCCGCTTCCGAAACCAGGGCTAACGAGCCCCCGCCCCCAGCAACACCGCCACGCGAGCCCGCCCCCCTGCCCCCCGAATCAGGCAGTGATCGCTTGCGCCTGCTGTCCGCTGATGAAGAGCAGAGCCTGGCCACTCAAGATATCGCCCAGCTCAAGTCGACCTATAATGAGCTGATGGAGGAGAAAGCTGTTCTGCTCAGAACCATTTTGCAGCAGTACGAAGAGCTGGAAGCGCTCAAGGTGAAACAGCAATCGCTGGACCAGACCCTGGCCAACGAGCGATCATCGCTACCGGCAGTGGCCTCTTTGCAAGCCGCTGGCGACAGCCCCCAGCCGTCATCGTCTACCAATACAACGACCCGCCTCGAGGCCGACGCAAACCCAAACAGCAACCTGGTCAATATCCGTGTCGACCAGCCACCAACCGCGCTCAGCTCCCGGGAGGTGATTACCCATCCCGCCTTCCTTGCTGCAGCAGCCACCTCGCTTCTACTCTTTATAGCGCTGATCTGGCTGCTGATCAGGCGTGGCATCAATCAACGCAACGAGACCCTGACGGCCGACACCCTGATTACTCGTGAAAAAGAGACCAACGATACGGAGCTTGCCATGCCCTCCCGGGAGGAGCCGGATGAGCCCATAAAAAAACCTGTGTTTCGCACCCCCGAGCCAGACCCACTTCGAATCGAGGATGACCAGCTCCTCGAAGAGGAGGAGGACGAACTCGACGAGACCATACGCGCCGCCAATATCTATTTGGCATATGGGCGACTGCGTGAAGCCAAAGCCCTGATAAGGGATGCCCTTGCCCAGGACCCGGACCGCGAAGACCTCAAGCTGACCTTACTAGAACTGCATTGCAAAGAGGAGAACACTGAGGCGTTTGACCAGCTGGCCGCTGAACTGGATGGCAGCCCAAGCGAGGCCGTGCTGCAGCAGCTGCGTGAGCTCAGGCGCCTTATGAACAGGCCGCTCTCAAATGAGCTCTCCGAACCCGAGGAAGCCGTCCCCGACACTCTCGACGAGGTGCTTCTCACCGATGAGGAGCTGGGGCTCAACAGCGAAGAACTGGACTACTTCCCGCCCCAGGAGTCTCTTACCGGGCTTGACCTGGACCTGGACAGCGCATCGGAAGAGGAGTGGCACAAAATCCAGAGCAGCAAAGCGGCCGGGAAAGAAAGCAAGCAAAAGGACCCGAAGGGATAG
- a CDS encoding DUF1631 family protein: MRDERRTSVRIPFNCRAQLMVMGHSALGCRVSDLCSGGFYLTQIMGLARVARDPLNPMVEGAQAEVLVYPTGVEGEVPLRFSTFVRRIEQDSLGVELAAPGSVHITSLIEMARNHTQQVAHETYRRPPQPSLAVRSELVARLRPSVDHSLSAVLDDFFESASSRLLTSAGQASNNTEQSQYFDLMGELKKSRQLFSRQIMRQLLEAWDAFAKPVVVVKEVAQQHPENDLSVVDKDEFEDWLAINVMVSNAEAKYRQQVEWLQARLSVLAGRDLEASSNPFSPDYLYACMQGAVGMITTTSRLQKELYKIFELAALPRLGELYAVFNEQLKAAGVLPDIEKRRKERRQGAAQSRQEARAESPHPHQQVPEADPAPHQQRSRAEDGSASLAALESIQNLLAWRRASATVAPHAPKGAANSDEFSAVAPASAKSAKWSQVELMAALTVLQGQLRDAVPQASGQDLRDQLASTLSSSDLQQREFSDIQKDCLDIVDSLFEVLMNHHDIPERIQPWLKAQQVPLLKVLVQDQSFFNNPQHPARQVLNKMARLAAAPSGSVESMQKTLKGYCDRIITEYDRDPGVYDEVRQELDKLESRQLQAIDRNTQRLVRSYDGQQKLKQAKQVVGCEIDLRIGGRRVPPVVMELLDIGLRDAMVLTFVRESVNSETWHELWQLFDQLLEWLGVCKRREVGAELERSLETAALLEMVERYLEIPAVDPFRRDQVIEQLQQALLLDPSAQTREDWIEVPVVSTPRDDREHSEETESVVGARWRLRAKRLQVGDWLGQIDSADRSGDIKLAWIGDGFSTFVFVNRQGLKAVEYELDELAQAMSEGLQPVDHRSEDSLLDQGIFNIVQNVYRDMAYQTSHDQLTGLLSRKAFEKQLQGLVFAGHQAERSHALCYIDVDLFKVVNNNCGTEAGDQLLQEVALTLGEAEHPILLSGRVGGNEFAVVFEGMGLEPALLAAESLRSAVESMEFSWGDKRLPQTVSIGVVEINTFASSAADLLHNASAACMKAKEGGRNQVIAFQPGAEFSRQSEEMAMLALVQRVLEEELLELRCQRIQNLASPNAPGHYEVLLSVRNAEGDDIPLEDFIRAAEKHNRMAAVDRWVIRTLFQWIADHPLQAELMGSFSVNLSGNSLNDNRLMDYILEQFSAKGVAPERICFEVTETSTITHIAKTADLIRELKRFGCRFSLDDFGTGLSSFAYLKQLPVDYLKIDGVFIKEIARSPVDFAMVRSIKEVGHFMGMEVIAEYAESDDVLRCLREIGVDYAQGYAVEKPQPLSYFREYFSDPVFAS; the protein is encoded by the coding sequence ATGAGGGACGAACGCAGAACATCGGTACGTATACCCTTTAACTGCCGTGCGCAGTTGATGGTGATGGGCCATTCGGCGCTCGGCTGCCGAGTGTCGGATCTGTGTTCAGGGGGATTCTACCTGACCCAGATTATGGGCTTGGCCAGAGTTGCCCGGGACCCGCTTAACCCGATGGTCGAAGGGGCTCAAGCCGAAGTGCTGGTCTACCCAACCGGAGTTGAAGGGGAGGTACCACTGCGTTTCAGCACCTTCGTTCGGCGCATTGAGCAAGACTCCCTGGGAGTTGAGTTGGCCGCGCCCGGGTCGGTGCATATCACCAGTCTGATCGAAATGGCTCGCAACCACACTCAGCAGGTGGCTCATGAAACCTACCGGCGACCGCCCCAACCTTCGCTGGCCGTGCGCAGTGAGTTGGTGGCGCGCTTAAGGCCCTCGGTGGATCATAGCCTCTCAGCGGTGCTGGATGACTTCTTTGAGTCTGCATCCAGCCGCCTACTGACATCAGCGGGTCAGGCGAGCAACAATACCGAGCAAAGCCAGTACTTTGACCTGATGGGCGAGCTGAAGAAAAGCCGCCAGCTGTTCTCTCGGCAGATTATGCGCCAGCTGTTGGAGGCCTGGGATGCCTTTGCCAAACCGGTTGTGGTGGTCAAGGAGGTGGCACAGCAGCACCCTGAGAACGACCTGTCGGTGGTGGACAAAGATGAGTTTGAGGACTGGCTGGCCATTAACGTCATGGTGAGCAATGCGGAAGCCAAGTATCGACAACAGGTTGAGTGGCTCCAGGCTCGACTGAGTGTGCTGGCCGGACGTGATCTGGAGGCCTCCAGCAACCCTTTCAGCCCAGATTATCTCTACGCTTGCATGCAAGGGGCCGTGGGAATGATCACCACTACCTCGCGCTTGCAAAAAGAGCTGTACAAGATTTTTGAGCTGGCGGCACTACCTCGATTGGGTGAGCTCTATGCGGTATTCAACGAGCAGTTAAAGGCCGCAGGCGTGCTACCTGACATCGAAAAGCGCCGTAAAGAGCGCCGCCAGGGAGCGGCACAAAGCCGACAGGAGGCGAGAGCCGAATCCCCTCACCCCCACCAACAGGTACCAGAGGCCGACCCTGCACCGCATCAGCAACGGAGTCGGGCCGAGGACGGGAGTGCGTCCCTCGCCGCGCTGGAAAGCATACAAAACCTGTTGGCCTGGCGGCGAGCCTCGGCGACAGTGGCGCCCCATGCCCCGAAAGGAGCCGCCAACAGTGATGAGTTCTCTGCTGTGGCGCCTGCGTCGGCTAAGAGCGCTAAGTGGTCCCAGGTGGAGTTGATGGCTGCGTTGACGGTACTACAGGGTCAGCTGCGGGATGCCGTACCGCAGGCGTCAGGGCAGGACTTAAGGGACCAGCTTGCATCGACGCTGAGTTCATCTGATCTTCAGCAGCGGGAGTTTAGCGACATACAAAAGGATTGCCTCGATATTGTCGATTCGCTGTTCGAGGTGCTGATGAACCACCATGACATACCCGAACGCATTCAGCCCTGGCTCAAAGCGCAGCAGGTCCCCCTGTTAAAAGTATTGGTCCAGGACCAAAGTTTTTTTAATAATCCCCAGCACCCGGCCAGGCAGGTATTGAACAAGATGGCCAGGCTGGCTGCGGCCCCCAGTGGGTCGGTCGAAAGTATGCAAAAAACCCTCAAAGGCTACTGCGACCGAATTATCACCGAGTATGACCGCGACCCCGGTGTGTATGACGAAGTGCGCCAGGAGCTGGACAAACTTGAAAGTCGGCAGTTGCAGGCGATCGACCGCAACACCCAGCGACTGGTTCGCAGCTACGATGGCCAGCAAAAGCTGAAGCAGGCGAAACAGGTGGTGGGCTGCGAAATTGACTTGCGCATCGGCGGTCGACGCGTTCCCCCTGTGGTAATGGAGTTGCTGGATATCGGTCTGCGGGACGCCATGGTGTTGACCTTTGTACGAGAGTCCGTCAACAGCGAAACCTGGCACGAGCTTTGGCAACTCTTTGATCAGCTGTTGGAGTGGCTGGGCGTGTGCAAGCGGCGCGAGGTGGGGGCTGAGCTGGAGCGGTCGCTGGAGACGGCGGCGCTGCTGGAGATGGTTGAGCGCTATCTCGAGATTCCGGCGGTTGACCCCTTTAGGCGAGATCAGGTGATCGAGCAACTTCAGCAGGCTCTCCTCCTGGACCCCTCGGCCCAGACACGGGAGGACTGGATCGAAGTGCCGGTCGTCAGCACCCCCAGGGATGATCGAGAGCATTCCGAGGAGACTGAGAGTGTAGTCGGTGCGCGCTGGAGACTGAGGGCCAAGCGTCTTCAGGTCGGGGATTGGTTGGGCCAGATTGATAGTGCCGATCGCTCGGGTGATATTAAACTGGCCTGGATCGGTGACGGTTTCTCGACATTTGTGTTCGTCAACCGCCAGGGGTTGAAGGCCGTAGAGTACGAACTTGATGAGCTGGCCCAGGCAATGAGCGAAGGATTGCAGCCGGTCGACCACCGTTCGGAGGACTCCCTGTTGGATCAGGGTATATTCAATATTGTCCAGAACGTCTATCGAGATATGGCCTATCAGACCAGCCATGACCAGCTGACTGGATTGTTGAGTCGAAAGGCGTTCGAAAAACAGCTGCAGGGGCTGGTGTTCGCGGGCCATCAGGCGGAGCGAAGCCATGCTCTTTGCTATATCGATGTCGACCTGTTCAAGGTGGTCAACAATAACTGTGGCACCGAAGCGGGCGACCAGCTGCTTCAGGAGGTCGCCCTGACCCTGGGTGAAGCTGAACACCCCATTCTGTTGAGTGGGCGGGTCGGGGGCAATGAGTTTGCGGTGGTGTTTGAGGGCATGGGGTTGGAACCCGCGCTGCTGGCGGCAGAGTCCCTGCGATCTGCCGTAGAGTCGATGGAATTCAGCTGGGGGGATAAACGACTCCCGCAAACCGTCAGTATCGGGGTGGTGGAGATCAACACCTTTGCCAGCTCTGCGGCGGATCTTTTGCACAACGCCAGCGCCGCCTGCATGAAGGCCAAGGAGGGGGGGCGTAACCAGGTGATTGCCTTCCAGCCCGGGGCAGAGTTTTCACGGCAGAGTGAAGAGATGGCTATGCTGGCACTGGTTCAGCGCGTGTTGGAGGAGGAGTTGTTGGAGTTGCGATGCCAGCGCATTCAAAACCTCGCCAGCCCCAATGCGCCGGGCCATTACGAAGTGCTGTTGAGTGTTCGGAATGCGGAGGGGGACGATATTCCGCTGGAGGATTTCATTCGGGCGGCGGAGAAGCACAACCGGATGGCCGCCGTGGATCGCTGGGTCATCCGCACCCTGTTCCAGTGGATTGCCGATCACCCGTTGCAAGCCGAGCTGATGGGCAGTTTTTCGGTCAACCTGTCGGGTAACTCCCTGAATGACAACCGGTTGATGGACTATATTCTCGAGCAGTTTTCCGCCAAGGGCGTTGCCCCCGAGCGAATCTGTTTTGAGGTCACGGAAACCTCCACCATCACCCACATCGCCAAGACCGCGGACCTGATTAGGGAGTTGAAGCGTTTCGGTTGCCGTTTCTCACTGGATGACTTCGGGACAGGGCTTTCCTCCTTCGCCTACCTCAAGCAGCTCCCTGTGGATTACCTGAAGATCGACGGGGTATTTATCAAAGAGATTGCCCGAAGCCCGGTGGATTTTGCCATGGTGAGGTCGATTAAAGAGGTCGGCCATTTCATGGGCATGGAAGTGATCGCTGAATATGCGGAAAGTGATGACGTATTGCGTTGCCTGCGTGAGATAGGTGTTGACTATGCACAAGGCTACGCCGTCGAAAAGCCTCAGCCCCTGAGCTACTTCCGGGAATATTTTTCCGACCCGGTATTTGCCTCCTAA
- a CDS encoding NAD(P)-dependent oxidoreductase produces the protein MSMEKLGFIGIGLMGAEMVPRFLDAGYEVFIWNRTVEKMAPLAQRGARPCASIAELVESADILLLCLGDTAAVESVVFGSGGISSQGRPSQLLLDLSSIDPGKTRQFAADLKASAGVAWVDCPVSGGVVGARQGSLAIMAGGEEAVIERARPILECVGQRLTRMGPVGSGQLTKVCNQMIVGCNAMVIAEMIALAQRGGVDAEKIPQALAGGFADSRPLQILGPQMATHCFEPVAWHVRTLLKDLDTALQVSREANSPVPMSAAAAQLMRVHASRGNGERDPSTLIQLYCEAE, from the coding sequence GTGAGCATGGAAAAACTGGGATTTATAGGTATCGGACTTATGGGGGCAGAAATGGTGCCGCGCTTTCTCGATGCCGGCTATGAGGTCTTTATCTGGAACCGGACAGTGGAAAAGATGGCACCCCTGGCGCAGCGGGGCGCGCGTCCCTGCGCGTCGATTGCCGAGTTGGTCGAGAGTGCGGATATCCTTCTGCTCTGTCTGGGGGACACGGCCGCCGTTGAGAGTGTCGTGTTCGGCTCTGGCGGTATCTCCTCCCAGGGGAGGCCGAGCCAACTACTGCTGGATTTGTCGAGTATCGATCCGGGGAAAACCCGCCAGTTTGCGGCGGACCTGAAGGCGAGTGCCGGAGTGGCATGGGTTGACTGTCCGGTGTCGGGCGGGGTTGTGGGTGCCCGTCAGGGCTCGCTGGCGATCATGGCTGGAGGCGAGGAGGCGGTTATCGAGCGTGCGCGGCCGATACTGGAGTGTGTTGGCCAGCGGCTGACCCGTATGGGGCCGGTGGGGAGCGGCCAGTTGACCAAGGTTTGCAACCAGATGATTGTGGGCTGCAATGCGATGGTCATCGCCGAGATGATCGCATTGGCCCAGCGCGGTGGCGTCGATGCCGAGAAGATTCCACAGGCACTGGCGGGCGGCTTCGCGGACTCGCGTCCTTTGCAGATATTGGGTCCGCAGATGGCGACTCACTGTTTTGAGCCTGTTGCCTGGCATGTCAGAACGCTGCTGAAGGATCTGGATACGGCGCTTCAGGTCTCCCGGGAGGCGAACAGCCCCGTGCCCATGAGTGCAGCCGCTGCCCAGCTGATGCGTGTGCATGCGTCCAGGGGAAATGGCGAACGGGACCCCTCTACCCTGATCCAGCTTTACTGTGAGGCCGAATAA
- a CDS encoding hydroxypyruvate isomerase family protein, which translates to MPKFCANISLLYTEVPLEERVSRAKADGFESFEVQFPYSIEPAEWRRQMDLHGVDCVLFNVEAGDLMQGGEGLAAVPERQASFRQAVDQALVYAQWLRPAVINVLPGRCRRAQQRDLYLSTLGENLAYAAERFSALGITTCLEAINTTDMPDFLIHNSGQMAQLLEAVGRPDVKMQYDLYHMAMMQQPLTADLGHYLDRIGHIQFADAPGRGEPGSGELDLAGLFAEIDRLGYQGWVGAEYRPTRETSCTLGWRGPSQDLSLG; encoded by the coding sequence ATGCCCAAATTTTGTGCCAATATCAGCCTGCTTTACACCGAGGTTCCCCTTGAGGAGCGGGTGTCGAGGGCTAAAGCCGATGGTTTTGAGTCGTTCGAGGTCCAGTTTCCATACAGCATTGAGCCCGCCGAGTGGCGCAGGCAAATGGATCTGCACGGGGTCGACTGCGTGCTGTTCAACGTGGAGGCCGGTGACCTGATGCAGGGCGGTGAGGGGCTGGCCGCGGTGCCCGAGCGGCAGGCGTCGTTCCGGCAGGCGGTCGACCAGGCGCTGGTTTATGCGCAGTGGCTGCGCCCCGCGGTGATCAACGTGCTCCCCGGGCGCTGTCGCCGTGCGCAGCAGCGGGATCTCTACCTGAGCACTCTGGGGGAGAACCTGGCCTATGCTGCCGAGCGGTTTTCAGCGTTGGGGATTACTACCTGCCTGGAGGCGATCAATACCACTGATATGCCCGACTTCCTGATCCATAACAGCGGGCAGATGGCGCAATTGCTGGAGGCCGTCGGCCGCCCCGATGTAAAAATGCAGTATGACCTCTACCACATGGCAATGATGCAGCAGCCGCTGACGGCAGACCTGGGGCACTACCTGGATCGCATTGGTCACATACAGTTTGCCGATGCGCCCGGGCGAGGTGAGCCCGGCAGCGGTGAGTTGGATCTTGCCGGATTGTTTGCCGAAATCGATCGCTTGGGGTATCAGGGCTGGGTCGGTGCCGAGTACCGCCCCACCCGGGAGACCTCCTGCACCCTTGGCTGGAGGGGACCTTCTCAGGACCTGAGCCTAGGGTGA